Proteins encoded within one genomic window of Glycine soja cultivar W05 chromosome 1, ASM419377v2, whole genome shotgun sequence:
- the LOC114419103 gene encoding pentatricopeptide repeat-containing protein At2g17525, mitochondrial isoform X1: MRKLWKAFAYPTSSPTHFLRRFQFQTHSSSSSAPSQEHVSQLILDQKSASEALEYFRWASTVPNFVHSQSTYRALIHKLCTFRRFDTVKQLLDEMPHSLGAPPGDDIFITIIRGLGRARMTRTVIKVLDLVYKFHGSPSLKIFNSILDVLVKEDIDMAREFYRKSMMASGVEGDDYTFGILMKGLCLTNRIGEGFKLLQLIKSRGVAPNTVVYNTLLHALCRNGKVGRARNLMNEMEDPNDVTFNILISGYCKEGNSVQALVLLEKSFSMGFVPDVVSVTKVLEILCNAGRTMEAAEVLERVESMGGLLDVVAYNTLIKGFCGAGKVKVGLHFLKQMENKGCLPNVDTYNVLISGFSESGMLDLALDLFNDMKTDGIKWNFVTFDTLIRGLCSEERIEDGFSILELMEESKEGSRGHISPYNSIIYGLLKKNGFDESAEFLTKMGNLFPRAVDRSLMILEHCKKGAIEDAKRVYDQMIDEGGIPSILVYNCLVHGFSKQGNVREAVELMNEMIANNCFPIPSTFNAVITGFCRQGKVESALKLVEDITARGCVPNTETYSPLIDVLCRNGDLQKAMQVFMQMVDKGILPDLFIWNSLLLSLSQERHFSKNMLNIDYIV, encoded by the coding sequence ATGCGTAAACTTTGGAAAGCATTCGCATATCCTACATCCTCCCCAACCCATTTTCTAAGGCGTTTTCAATTTCAGACGCATTCATCTTCATCCTCTGCACCAAGCCAGGAGCATGTTTCGCAGCTGATACTGGACCAGAAATCTGCTTCCGAGGCACTGGAATACTTCAGATGGGCCTCCACCGTCCCCAACTTCGTCCATTCTCAATCCACATACCGCGCCTTGATCCACAAGCTCTGCACTTTCCGCCGTTTCGACACCGTCAAGCAACTGCTCGACGAAATGCCCCACTCACTCGGCGCGCCACCCGGGGATGACATCTTCATCACCATCATCCGCGGCCTCGGCCGTGCCCGGATGACTAGAACTGTCATCAAAGTGCTTGACTTGGTGTACAAGTTTCATGGCAGCCCCTCCCTCAAGATTTTCAACTCAATTTTGGATGTCCTTGTGAAGGAGGACATTGACATGGCTAGGGAGTTTTACAGAAAGAGCATGATGGCAAGTGGGGTTGAGGGGGATGATTACACTTTTGGGATTTTGATGAAAGGGTTGTGCCTCACTAATAGGATAGGTGAAGGTTTTAAGCTCTTGCAGCTTATTAAGTCTAGAGGGGTTGCCCCAAACACTGTGGTATACAACACTTTGCTTCATGCACTTTGTAGGAATGGGAAGGTTGGGAGGGCCAGGAATTTGATGAATGAGATGGAGGACCCTAATGACGTTACCTTTAATATTTTGATATCTGGGTATTGTAAGGAAGGAAATTCAGTTCAGGCTCTTGTCCTGCTGGAGAAGAGTTTTAGCATGGGGTTTGTGCCTGATGTTGTTAGTGTTACTAAGGTGCTGGAGATTCTGTGCAATGCTGGCCGCACCATGGAGGCGGCCGAGGTTTTAGAGAGAGTTGAGAGCATGGGAGGTTTGCTAGATGTTGTGGCTTACAACACCCTGATAAAGGGGTTTTGTGGAGCAGGGAAGGTGAAGGTTGGGCTTCATTTTTTGAAGCAGATGGAGAACAAAGGCTGTCTACCTAATGTGGATACCTACAATGTACTGATATCTGGTTTCAGTGAGTCTGGGATGTTGGATTTGGCTCTTGATCTTTTTAATGATATGAAAACAGACGGGATCAAATGGAACTTTGTTACATTTGACACATTAATCAGAGGTTTGTGTTCAGAAGAAAGAATTGAAGATGGTTTTTCTATTTTGGAGTTAATGGAAGAAAGCAAAGAAGGCTCTAGAGGGCACATAAGTCCTTATAATAGCATAATATATGGCCTGTTAAAGAAAAATGGATTTGATGAGTCAGCTGAGTTTCTAACAAAGATGGGGAACTTGTTCCCCAGGGCTGTTGACAGAAGCCTGATGATTTTAGAGCACTGCAAGAAGGGTGCTATTGAGGATGCAAAGAGGGTATATGATCAGATGATTGATGAAGGTGGAATTCCAAGTATTCTAGTTTATAACTGCTTAGTGCATGGATTTTCCAAACAAGGTAACGTCCGGGAGGCCGTTGAGCTGATGAATGAAATGATTGCTAATAACTGTTTCCCCATTCCATCTACATTCAATGCTGTCATAACTGGTTTTTGCAGACAAGGAAAAGTTGAGAGTGCCTTGAAGTTGGTGGAAGACATAACTGCAAGAGGTTGTGTACCGAACACAGAAACTTACAGTCCCTTGATTGATGTCCTATGTAGGAATGGGGACCTTCAGAAAGCCATGCAGGTCTTTATGCAAATGGTAGACAAGGGCATCCTTCCTGACCTTTTTATTTGGAATTCACTGCTACTTAGTCTGAGTCAAGAAAGACATTTCAGTAAGAATATGCTCAACATAGATTACATAGTCTAG
- the LOC114419103 gene encoding pentatricopeptide repeat-containing protein At2g17525, mitochondrial isoform X2 yields MRKLWKAFAYPTSSPTHFLRRFQFQTHSSSSSAPSQEHVSQLILDQKSASEALEYFRWASTVPNFVHSQSTYRALIHKLCTFRRFDTVKQLLDEMPHSLGAPPGDDIFITIIRGLGRARMTRTVIKVLDLVYKFHGSPSLKIFNSILDVLVKEDIDMAREFYRKSMMASGVEGDDYTFGILMKGLCLTNRIGEGFKLLQLIKSRGVAPNTVVYNTLLHALCRNGKVGRARNLMNEMEDPNDVTFNILISGYCKEGNSVQALVLLEKSFSMGFVPDVVSVTKVLEILCNAGRTMEAAEVLERVESMGGLLDVVAYNTLIKGFCGAGKVKVGLHFLKQMENKGCLPNVDTYNVLISGFSESGMLDLALDLFNDMKTDGIKWNFVTFDTLIRGLCSEERIEDGFSILELMEESKEGSRGHISPYNSIIYGLLKKNGFDESAEFLTKMGNLFPRAVDRSLMILEHCKKGAIEDAKRVYDQMIDEGGIPSILVYNCLVHGFSKQDKEKLRVP; encoded by the exons ATGCGTAAACTTTGGAAAGCATTCGCATATCCTACATCCTCCCCAACCCATTTTCTAAGGCGTTTTCAATTTCAGACGCATTCATCTTCATCCTCTGCACCAAGCCAGGAGCATGTTTCGCAGCTGATACTGGACCAGAAATCTGCTTCCGAGGCACTGGAATACTTCAGATGGGCCTCCACCGTCCCCAACTTCGTCCATTCTCAATCCACATACCGCGCCTTGATCCACAAGCTCTGCACTTTCCGCCGTTTCGACACCGTCAAGCAACTGCTCGACGAAATGCCCCACTCACTCGGCGCGCCACCCGGGGATGACATCTTCATCACCATCATCCGCGGCCTCGGCCGTGCCCGGATGACTAGAACTGTCATCAAAGTGCTTGACTTGGTGTACAAGTTTCATGGCAGCCCCTCCCTCAAGATTTTCAACTCAATTTTGGATGTCCTTGTGAAGGAGGACATTGACATGGCTAGGGAGTTTTACAGAAAGAGCATGATGGCAAGTGGGGTTGAGGGGGATGATTACACTTTTGGGATTTTGATGAAAGGGTTGTGCCTCACTAATAGGATAGGTGAAGGTTTTAAGCTCTTGCAGCTTATTAAGTCTAGAGGGGTTGCCCCAAACACTGTGGTATACAACACTTTGCTTCATGCACTTTGTAGGAATGGGAAGGTTGGGAGGGCCAGGAATTTGATGAATGAGATGGAGGACCCTAATGACGTTACCTTTAATATTTTGATATCTGGGTATTGTAAGGAAGGAAATTCAGTTCAGGCTCTTGTCCTGCTGGAGAAGAGTTTTAGCATGGGGTTTGTGCCTGATGTTGTTAGTGTTACTAAGGTGCTGGAGATTCTGTGCAATGCTGGCCGCACCATGGAGGCGGCCGAGGTTTTAGAGAGAGTTGAGAGCATGGGAGGTTTGCTAGATGTTGTGGCTTACAACACCCTGATAAAGGGGTTTTGTGGAGCAGGGAAGGTGAAGGTTGGGCTTCATTTTTTGAAGCAGATGGAGAACAAAGGCTGTCTACCTAATGTGGATACCTACAATGTACTGATATCTGGTTTCAGTGAGTCTGGGATGTTGGATTTGGCTCTTGATCTTTTTAATGATATGAAAACAGACGGGATCAAATGGAACTTTGTTACATTTGACACATTAATCAGAGGTTTGTGTTCAGAAGAAAGAATTGAAGATGGTTTTTCTATTTTGGAGTTAATGGAAGAAAGCAAAGAAGGCTCTAGAGGGCACATAAGTCCTTATAATAGCATAATATATGGCCTGTTAAAGAAAAATGGATTTGATGAGTCAGCTGAGTTTCTAACAAAGATGGGGAACTTGTTCCCCAGGGCTGTTGACAGAAGCCTGATGATTTTAGAGCACTGCAAGAAGGGTGCTATTGAGGATGCAAAGAGGGTATATGATCAGATGATTGATGAAGGTGGAATTCCAAGTATTCTAGTTTATAACTGCTTAGTGCATGGATTTTCCAAACAAG ACAAGGAAAAGTTGAGAGTGCCTTGA